The Benincasa hispida cultivar B227 chromosome 9, ASM972705v1, whole genome shotgun sequence genome has a segment encoding these proteins:
- the LOC120086907 gene encoding protein CUP-SHAPED COTYLEDON 2-like, whose protein sequence is MDVSSFSHYDTAVLAAAADNNNHHLPPGFRFHPTDEELITYYLLKKVLDTNFSGRAIAEVDLNKCEPWELPEKAKMGEKEWYFFSLRDRKYPTGLRTNRATEAGYWKATGKDREIYSMKTCSLVGMKKTLVFYRGRAPKGEKSNWVMHEYRLEGKFAYHYLSRTSKDEWVISRVFQKSGSGCGGGGGGGATSSNGGGSKKARFIPGSINVYPEPSSPSSVSLPPLLDSSLYSAPATGTAASGNITDRDSCSYNSPTAREHVSCFSTTTAGGSFNIPSYDFATPPPLLATVTADPSPRFHRNIGLSAFPSLRSLQENLQLPFFYSPVNLCSPPAPPLSHGNDVAACNSGGNWAVSDEPRSMNSSELDCMWSY, encoded by the exons ATGgatgtttcttctttttctcactATGACACCGCCGTCCTCGCCGCCGCTGCCGACAACAACAACCACCACCTTCCCCCTGGCTTCCGCTTCCACCCCACCGACGAGGAACTCATcacttactaccttctcaagaaGGTTCTTGACACTAATTTTAGTGGGAGAGCCATTGCTGAAGTTGACCTCAACAAGTGCGAGCCTTGGGAGCTTCCTG AGAAAGCGAAGATGGGAGAGAAGGAGTGGTATTTCTTCAGTCTTAGAGACCGAAAATACCCGACCGGTCTGCGAACGAACCGGGCGACGGAGGCCGGGTACTGGAAAGCAACGGGAAAAGACAGGGAAATTTACAGTATGAAAACATGTTCATTGGTAGGGATGAAGAAAACATTGGTGTTCTACAGAGGAAGAGCACCAAAAGGGGAAAAAAGTAATTGGGTTATGCATGAATATCGCCTCGAAGGCAAATTTGCTTATCATTACCTTTCTAGAACTTCAAAG GATGAGTGGGTGATTTCGAGGGTGTTTCAAAAGAGTGGCTCCGGCTGCGGTGGCGGAGGAGGCGGCGGAGCCACCTCCAGCAACGGCGGAGGTTCAAAGAAAGCCCGGTTTATTCCTGGTTCAATAAACGTATACCCAGAACCAAGTTCACCGTCGTCGGTGTCTCTCCCGCCGCTGCTCGACTCATCACTGTACTCCGCTCCGGCGACCGGCACGGCGGCGTCTGGTAACATAACCGACCGTGACAGCTGCTCGTACAACAGCCCAACGGCAAGAGAGCACGTGTCCTGTTTCTCCACCACCACCGCTGGCGGTAGCTTTAACATCCCAAGTTACGATTTTGCCACTCCGCCGCCACTCCTCGCCACCGTCACCGCCGACCCATCTCCCCGCTTCCACCGAAACATCGGTCTGTCGGCGTTCCCAAGTCTCCGGAGCCTGCAGGAGAATCTCCAACTCCCATTCTTCTACTCTCCGGTCAACCTCTGTTCTCCCCCAGCGCCGCCGCTCAGCCACGGCAACGATGTCGCCGCATGCAACTCCGGTGGAAATTGGGCTGTTTCCGACGAACCCAGATCCATGAACTCCAGTGAACTTGACTGCATGTGGTCCTACTAA